The DNA window TGAAAAGAATCTACGAATACTGCCTCAAAACGGTCAAAAAACAGGGTAAATCTGCTTTTATATCTTTGTCTCATATTTTCGCGTTGCTTATTGCCACTTTGGTTGCGATTATTGTAGTTATTCAGGCTCATTTTGAAATGCTGTTGCCCAAACGGGCAACTACTAACCCAAACTCGCAGGCAGAGCAAATTCATAAAAATTGAGTTTTTTCCAGGGAGTCCTATTACTAATAATCGTCGATTTTTCTTGACACCCACGAAAACAAATCAGAAAAGGGAATAAATTGGATTCTGGTGGTAACCGGTAGCATGGTATCGATATTTATAGACTATAAATTGCAGCGCTTTCAGCGCGAGATCAAGTATGCCTTCAGCTTTATTTTACAAAGCCTTGGCTATGGTTTTAGCTTCATCACGGACACGGGACAGCTCAAGCCGAACGACATTTTAGTGGTGTATGGCTACACAGATCCCACTGTCGAAGAGCTGAAATGTCTCGCTCGCAAATACATCACCATTTTCATCCAAAGCGATCCCGATCTCTTCGATCCCAAAGCATACAATCCGGAAAAACTGCGTAGGTGCATCCGCGAGATCAAGCTGCTGTCCACAACTCCGGTGATCTCCGTGCGTAAATTTGACTACCCCGCGGAAAACTATTCCGAAAGCGAGCTCCATGCCGGCAAGATCAATTTTGACCTCGTGGGAAACGTCTTTTTCCACTTGGCGGCGATGGAAGAACAGATCGACCGGCACAATCTTGACAACGGCTATTACAAAGAAAGCGCCAGCGCCTTTTACAACTATCGGGAAACCGCTTATGTGGACAACATGCTCTGGCTTCTGGACAGTATGATCAAGGAACACACCCGCGCCAAGGGACTCTACATCGTGCAAAAGCACTTCTGGCCAGAGGGACAGCAGGCGGCGGTGACCCTTTCCCACAGCGTGGATGATTTGCGAAAATGGGATTTATCCTCGATGATTCTTTCCGTGGCGGATGATTTTATCATGCTCATCACCTTCAAATGGCGTCAGTTGATACACGCAGTCACCGGCAAGTTCCGCTATCTTTTCACAAATTATGAGCTCTATTGGAACTTTGAGGAATTCCGCTTTCTGGAACGGGATTCAAACTGCCGCAGTACTTTCTTCATCGCTGCTGAATCCTGCGAGGATATCGATTATGCTTTGGACGACACCGATCTGCAGGAAGAGATCCAACACATCCTGCGTAGCGGTAATGACATCGGACTGCTTGCCACCGCGGACAAGCTCAACCGGGACGACTTTGTCACCCGCAAGCAGATCATGCTTCACCAGCTTCACAAAGAGCAAATCGGCATCCGACAATACGGATATAAGGTGAATGATACGATCCGCGACCTGCTCAATAAAACTGCTCCTTCCTACAACCAAAGCACTTCATATCAGGAAGTTCCAGGTTTCAAACACGGGTTTTCCATTCCCTGGCATCCTTGGATCGCTTCCATGAAGGCATCCTATATGGATCTGCCGACAGTCTATCGCGATCGCTATCTTTATGTGAACAAACACAAGATTTTGCAGCTCGATGATGCCAAACACCAGATCAAGAAGTTCTTTCAAAACAGCCTCCGCACCCGAGGCATCTTCGGCATCGATTTCAGTATCGCCAGCTATGCCGACATCCATTATTGCAACAAGCTTTATGCCTATATTCTGGCGCTGGTCAAATCCAGCTCCACTTGGGTTGCCACAGCTCAGGAGGTCGCTTCCTGGTGGGAAAAACGAGCCCGTGTAACCATCGACGAAGGGGATTATGAAATCAGCGTCTATTTCCCGGACGATCTGGAACACATGGTGCTGCAGGTCTTTAACGATGCCAAACTTGTGGATATCGACGGCGTACCCGCTAAGATCGATGGGAACTTGATTAAATTTGCCAATGTCAAAGCCGGTTCGATCGCAGTGATCCGCCTCAACCCCAATTCGTGAAAAAGCTTCTTCATATTCAATTGCTACCGCTGTTATCGGGAGTGCAAAACTTCAGCCTGCACCTGCTGGACGGGCTGCCTGCCGATATGTATGATATCCATGTAGCTTGCAAACCCGGCGGGAACTTTGTAGATGCCACTCGGAAGCGCGGCTGGCGCTTCATCCCTTTGCCAAGCTTGGTGCACCCCATCTCCCCGCTTGATCTGATCAGTTTTTTTCATCTTTTGTGGATATTGAAGCGCGAAAGATTTGACATCGTGCACACCAATTCCTCCAAGACAGGGTTGTTAGGACGCCTTGCCGCTTGGCTGATTCGCGTTCCAATGATCGTTCACACATCCCACGGGCTGCCTTTTCAGAAGGGACAAAGTCCACTCAAATACGGCTTTTTCATATTCCTGGAAGGCTTGGCTAACCATTTGTGCCACAAGGTGATCTTTGTCAATAACTCCGATCGGCTACGCTGCATCGAGATGAAACTGATCACGAAAAGCAAGGCAACAACGATCAACAACGCCCTTCCAATCTCCTTGGTCGAAAAGCTCTCCGCCATTGCTAAAGCGCGTTCCAATCGGGATGAAGATACTTTCACGCTCGGCTCCACCATGCGCTTTTCCACTCAAAAGAACGCTGTCAACCTGATAGCCTGCGCGTGTCGGGCTTGCGAATCGAACCCCAAGCTACGCTTTGTAATTATCGGAGATGGCGAACACCTTGAGCTTTGCCGTCAGATCGTTCGCAGTCACAATCTGAACGCACGCATTCTGCTACCGGGTTGGGATTCGCGGATTCTCGACTGGCTGCCCCTGTTCGACGCTTTCATCCTGTACTCGCGCTGGGAAGCCCAACCTTTCAGCCTCATCGAAGCAATGCATTCCGGCTTGCCGTTGATCGGCTCCAAGATCCCTTCCATTGCCGAACTTGTTGAGGAGGACTGCGGTTTCCTGATCGATCTTGATGCTCACAAGGAACTGATCAAACTGCTGATCTCACTTCCGGAAAAACGAATTTTACTCCAAAAAATGGGCGAAGCTGCAAGCAAACGTATCAGCGGAATCTGTGACTATCAAACGATGGTCGGCTCCTACCGCAATATCTATGAAATGGATGGCGTTGAATGACACCTGAAACTCTTTGGAAAATCCTCCCCCTCGCAATTATCGTGTTTGGGCTCACTCATTTGTTAGTGCCGATCAATATCCGTTTCTCCAATCGTTTCGGCATCGTTGCCCGTCCGGCGGAACGACGTGTGCACAAATACAGCATCCCGGAAGCGGGAGGTCTGTCCTTTGCGCTGCCGATCATCGCGATGCAGATCGTTTTTGCTTTGATCAGTAATGATCCCAATATGCGGCGTATGCTGATCCAATTCAGCGGAGTGGAATTACTCACCCTGACGACCGGCATTTTTGACGACCGCTTTGAAAGCAGCGCCAGATTCAAACTCCTCTGGCAATTCATCATCGGCTTGTTGATGTATCTCATCGGTTTCAAGGTTGAATTTCTCACAAACCCGCTGGGCAGCCATTTCACGCTGGGCTGGATGTCTTTACCCATCACGATTCTTTGGTATATGGTGGTGCTCAACGCCATCAATCTGATCGATGGGCTGGATGGGCTTGCCACGGGGATTTGCGTGATTGTCAGCGCTGTGCTTTGCATCGTTGGTTTCAGAGAACACAACATACAGGTGATCGCCCTTTCCGCACTGCTTTTTGCCGGATCGCTGGCATTTTTGCGCTACAATTTCCATCCCGCCAAGATCTTTTTGGGGGATACCGGAGCGCTGTTTATCGGTTTGAACATTGCTGCGATCTCAAACGCCGGGACGGAACAATACAAAGGGATCGCGTCCATGACCTTGATCATCCCACTCGCCGTTTTGGCAGTTCCGCTGTTAGATGTCTTTCTGGCGATCTTTCGCCGCATCCGCGTCGGCAATATCTTTGCCGCAGACAAAGCTCACATCCATCATGCCATGCTTGCATCAGGACTTTCCCAGAAGCAGATCTCGATTATCGTATATATCGTGACGCTACTGTTTGGATTGATCGCCATCGGATTTTCCTTTTCGTCCAAGAAGGTCCTCTTTTCCCTGCTGATGGCAGTACTGATGCTGATGGTAATCGCCGCCTACATTTTAATGCGTTGGGAGAAAAAAAAATGAAACAGATATTGACATTCGTCATCATCAGCTTGTTGATCACGGTCGGGTATGCCGCCAATTGGCAGACGCACACCAATACCAGCCACGTCTATGACCTGATGACTCAGGGGGGAAACGTTTATTTTTCCACTTGGGGCGGCTTGGTGAAACTGACTCCCACTGCGGGAAACAGCAGCATCTCAAACATGAACCAAGAAAGGATCTGGACAACTGCTGACGGCATCGGTTCAAACGACATCCGAAACATCGACTATATCAACTTTTCCAATAGTCTCTGGTTAGGCAGCGAATTCAACGGACTCAGCATCATCAGCCCACGGGGAGTCCAGACGATCAAGTCCAGCACGGATTTGCCTTCAAACCGCGTGACCAAGATCGTCGAATACGAATCCAGGATACTGGTTTCCTCAAATAGCGGCATTGCGCTCTACTACTATCTGGAAGGCGTTTCATTTCCTTTGCAGTTGCATCAATACACCACGCAAAATACAGGCGGCGCTTTGCTATCAAACGAAATCGACGCCATGGTGCTGGCGCCGAACAAATATCTCTATGTCAGCAGCGCTGCGGGAATAAACTTCGTGCATCTTGATTCGCTGGACATAGACCAAGCTTGGAGACATTTCAGCGGTGCAGGCACACCTGCCTTGGTCGGTTCCGAAAAGAAGCTCGCACTCAATGGTAGCCGGCTCGTCATAGCATCTCAAACCCAGGTTTTCACTCATTCTGTTGATCCTTACTCGTCCGGCTGGCAGAGCTATGGCTCTGCGCATGGCATTCCTGCCATGAACATCGCCTCCGTAAATATCGACAACGAGGACAGATTGTGGATTGCATACGGAACCTGGAACGAGGATTTTCTTACTCTCAACCGCGATCAGGATACTTTGATGACTTCCATCGATTTGAGCGGCACGGTCAAACACTGGCTGGAATTCGAAGCCGGGCTGAAAAGCAAAAGCATCCGCCGCATTGTCTTCGAAGCAGGAAACCTTTATCTATGTTCCTGGGGCGATGGCATTTTCAGATTAAACGGCAGCCACTGGGATCAATTTGACCCAAACAGCATCGGCTTTCCCAAGATCCGCAACATCGTTACCGATCAAAACCACGCTGCATGGTTTTCCAGTGGAAACCTCCACGTCATCCCCTTACGAAAGAGCGCCCTCGGAGCCAGTAAGTTTCAAAATGGAATCTGGTCAAACTACACCATCGCCAACAGCCCCATCCACACGGACAATGTCTTGTGCGTGGAAGTAGATAGCCAGAACCGTAAATGGTTTGGCACCTACGATGTAAATACCCAAAGCCCCACCGGATGGAAGCATGGCATCGCAGTATGGGATGAAGATACGGATATCTGGAAACATCTCACCCGCATCGGAGTGAGCACCTGGAATCCTGTTTCCAGCACCTGGGGAGCCTATAATCCCAATAATATCACACTCTTGGGAAACACCATCGGAGGCATCCACCGTGATCTTTATGGAAACATGTTCATTGCCTGCTATGACCGCGGCTT is part of the Candidatus Cloacimonadaceae bacterium genome and encodes:
- a CDS encoding glycosyltransferase, with the protein product MKKLLHIQLLPLLSGVQNFSLHLLDGLPADMYDIHVACKPGGNFVDATRKRGWRFIPLPSLVHPISPLDLISFFHLLWILKRERFDIVHTNSSKTGLLGRLAAWLIRVPMIVHTSHGLPFQKGQSPLKYGFFIFLEGLANHLCHKVIFVNNSDRLRCIEMKLITKSKATTINNALPISLVEKLSAIAKARSNRDEDTFTLGSTMRFSTQKNAVNLIACACRACESNPKLRFVIIGDGEHLELCRQIVRSHNLNARILLPGWDSRILDWLPLFDAFILYSRWEAQPFSLIEAMHSGLPLIGSKIPSIAELVEEDCGFLIDLDAHKELIKLLISLPEKRILLQKMGEAASKRISGICDYQTMVGSYRNIYEMDGVE
- a CDS encoding MraY family glycosyltransferase; amino-acid sequence: MTPETLWKILPLAIIVFGLTHLLVPINIRFSNRFGIVARPAERRVHKYSIPEAGGLSFALPIIAMQIVFALISNDPNMRRMLIQFSGVELLTLTTGIFDDRFESSARFKLLWQFIIGLLMYLIGFKVEFLTNPLGSHFTLGWMSLPITILWYMVVLNAINLIDGLDGLATGICVIVSAVLCIVGFREHNIQVIALSALLFAGSLAFLRYNFHPAKIFLGDTGALFIGLNIAAISNAGTEQYKGIASMTLIIPLAVLAVPLLDVFLAIFRRIRVGNIFAADKAHIHHAMLASGLSQKQISIIVYIVTLLFGLIAIGFSFSSKKVLFSLLMAVLMLMVIAAYILMRWEKKK
- a CDS encoding T9SS type A sorting domain-containing protein, whose product is MKQILTFVIISLLITVGYAANWQTHTNTSHVYDLMTQGGNVYFSTWGGLVKLTPTAGNSSISNMNQERIWTTADGIGSNDIRNIDYINFSNSLWLGSEFNGLSIISPRGVQTIKSSTDLPSNRVTKIVEYESRILVSSNSGIALYYYLEGVSFPLQLHQYTTQNTGGALLSNEIDAMVLAPNKYLYVSSAAGINFVHLDSLDIDQAWRHFSGAGTPALVGSEKKLALNGSRLVIASQTQVFTHSVDPYSSGWQSYGSAHGIPAMNIASVNIDNEDRLWIAYGTWNEDFLTLNRDQDTLMTSIDLSGTVKHWLEFEAGLKSKSIRRIVFEAGNLYLCSWGDGIFRLNGSHWDQFDPNSIGFPKIRNIVTDQNHAAWFSSGNLHVIPLRKSALGASKFQNGIWSNYTIANSPIHTDNVLCVEVDSQNRKWFGTYDVNTQSPTGWKHGIAVWDEDTDIWKHLTRIGVSTWNPVSSTWGAYNPNNITLLGNTIGGIHRDLYGNMFIACYDRGFSVISPDDQLIREFLIPNSVYQRVLYSYHNGSQYFFGTNNDRGLVIWNHASIPENGGAHWLIPPPAELSNCIVYGVVTIQSPFEGTQHWIAASNGLFMWNEQNWYRYDTSIKRFIYNTSNGLWNNDLLYYVDEERLYGSVRTTPTSIYLDPFGRIWIGSLDHGISMYNPKTERFTNYYAANSPLLSNYIIALGYQPVEGNLLIGTPDGLNTFRIGRTIKPETTLKNLKAYPNPFLPNGTNTVQIVNQPLDVMPAGTNNCKIYDSSGALIITLYENEFSRFEWNGKNAEGKNSASGVYFFVVTDADGNSKRGKIALLR